The window CGCGGTGCTGCCCGGTCTGCTGCACTTCCTGCACGCGTACGGCGTCGCGTTCTGCCCGCACGGCGAGAACACCGTGGTCGTGTACGACACCGACGGCGTGCCCGACCGCATCCTCGTCAAGGACCTCGCCGACGACGTCAACGTGCTGCCGTCGACCGAGGCGCCGCGGCTGCTGCTGCGCTGGCCGCACGAGGAGCTCGCCCACTCGATCCTCAGCGCCCTGGTCGCCGGCCACTTCAGGCACCTGGCGCCGCTGGTCGAGGAGCACCTCGGCGTGCCGGAGCAGGCGTTCTGGCGGCTGTTGCGCGCCGAGGTCGACGCGTACCGCGAGACGTTCCCCGCCACCGCGAGCGACCCGTACGGCCTCACCGCGGCGGAGTTCGGCCGGGTCGTGCTCAACACCGAGCAGCTGACCAGCGGCGCGTTCCACGACCGGGCCGAGAAGGACGAGGCGTTCGACGAGATCAGTGGCACGGTCCGCAACCCGTTGGCGGAGGTGTGACCGTGCCCTCCGCCGACCTGGCGAACCTACGCGGCCTGCTCGACGTCGTCGTCCACGCGCTCGCCGCCGGGTCGGCCGAGCGCGGCGGGCCTGCGCCGTCGACCACGCCGGAGGAGCTCGCCGCGTCCTGGCTCGACCTCGAGAACGTGCCCGACGAGGGTCTCGGCGCCGACGCGCTCGCCGACATCGTCCGCCGGTACGCGGCGGGCTCCGTCGACCCCGCGGATCCGGCGTGCGTCGCGCACCTGCAGCCGCCACCGCTGCCGATCGCCGTCGCGGCCGACGTGGCGATCTCGGCACTGAACCAGTCGCTCGACTCCTGGGACCAGGCGCCGGCGGGCACCTCCCTGGAGCCCCCGGTGATCCGCTCGCTCGCCGCACTCGTCGGGTACGACCCCGGCGTGGCCGGAGGTGTGGTCACCACCGGCGGCACCGAGTCGATGCTGATGGGCCTGCTGCTCGCCAGGGACCGTGGCACGGACGGCCGGCGCGCACGAGTGCTGTGCTCGGCGGCCGCTCACTTCTCCGTCGCGCGCAACGCCGGCTTCCTCGGCCTCGGCGAGGACAGCGTCGTGGTCGTGCCGACCGGAGCCGACCACCGGATGGACGCCGCCGGGCTGCGCGCGGCGCTCGCCACGGTCGAGGCGGGCGGTGAGCGTCCGGTCGCCGTCGTCGCGACCGCGGGCACGACCGACCTCGGCGCGATCGACCCGCTCCGCGAGGTCGCCGCGGCGGCCCGCGAGCACGGCGCCTGGCTGCACGCCGACGCGGCGTACGGCGGCGGGGCACTGTTCTCCCGCGCCCTCGCGCCGCTTCTCGACGGCATCGCGCTCGCCGACTCCGTCGGCCTCGACCTGCACAAGGTGGGCTGGCTGCCGGCCGCATCGGGGGTGTTCCTCGTCCGCGACGACGCCGCGTTCGCGCCGCTGGCCAGGAGCGTCGCCTACCTCAACGCGGCCGACGACGAGGAGGCCGGCTACCCGAGCCTGCTCGGCCACTCGCTGCGCACCACGAGACGCGCCGACGTCGTGCGCATCGCGGTCGTGCTGCGCGCACTCGGCCGCGACGGGCTCGGCGCGCGCGTCGACCGTTGCCACGCGCTGGCGGCGTACGCGGCCGACCGCGTGCAGGCGCACGACGACCTGGAGCTGTACGCCGACCCGGTGCTCACGACGGTGGTGTTCCGGCTCCGCGGCGGCGACCTCGTCAACGCGCAGGTACGGCGCGCGCTGCTGGCGTCGGGCCGGGCGGTCGTCGGCCGTACCGAGATCGGCGGCGCGGTGTGGCTCAAGCTCACACTGCTCAACCCGTCGACGGCGGAGTCGGACGTCGATGCCGTCCTCGACGCAGTCCGCGAGGCGGGGCGGTCATCATGACTGTGCCTCCCGCCGCCCTCCTCCGCTCCGCTCCTCGCTCGGTTGCACTGTGCCCATGCTCTGCACTACGGACCGCTGCGATGCCCACTCCGGAGGACGGCTCGTGACCGATGCGTTCGAGCACGCCGACCTCGTCGCCGCCGGCAACCTGCTGCGGTGCTGGGCGCGCGAGTGCGGTGCCGAGCCGGGCGACGAGCTGCGCATCCCGCTGCCCCGGGCGGGCACCGAGATCGTGGCGCCGGTGACGTACCGCTCGGCCACCGGCTGGCACCTGTTCGGTCCGGCACGCTTCGCGACCGGCCGCTCGGTCGACGCGACGACGCTGGCGGCTTTGCTCACCGCCGACCTGTCCGGTGACGCGGATTCGGTCGCGGACCTGGTGGGGCGGGTCGCCGACTCGACGCGGCGGATCGCGGCACACCACGCGTATCGGCAGCAACGTCCCCACGGCCCGCCAGGCACGCCGGCGTTCCTCACCGCCGAGCAGGCGCTCCTCGACGGGCATCCGTGGCATCCCGCGCCGAAGAGCCGCGAGGGCATCGGCGACGTCGCCGCGCGCGCGTACTCGCCCGAGCTGCGCGGGTCGTTCGCGCTGCACTGGTTCGCCGCCGCGTTCGACGTCGTGCGCTACGACTCCGCCGACGGGCGGCCGTCGAGCGCGCTGTTCGGCCACGGACCCGACGGCACGGCGCTCGTGCCCGCCCATCCCTGGCAGGCGCGCGACCTGCTCGACCGCCCGGCCGTCCGGTCTCTGCTCGACGACGGGCGACTGCGCTACCTCGGCCCCGACGGGCCGCCGTGGCATCCGACGAGCTCGTTGCGCACGGTCTACCGCGCCGGCGAGCCGGTCATGCTCAAGCTCTCGCTCGGTATGCGCATCACCAACTCCCGCAGGGAGAACCTGCGGGAGGAGCTGTTGCGCGGCACCGAGATCTGCCGGCTGCTCGACGCCGGACTCGCCGACCGCATCGCCGCCGCGCACCCGGCGTTCCGGCTGCTGCGCGACCCCGGCTGGCTCGCCGTCGAGCCGCACGAGACCGGCCTCAACCTGGTCGTCCGCGA of the Streptosporangiales bacterium genome contains:
- a CDS encoding aminotransferase class V-fold PLP-dependent enzyme, encoding MTVPSADLANLRGLLDVVVHALAAGSAERGGPAPSTTPEELAASWLDLENVPDEGLGADALADIVRRYAAGSVDPADPACVAHLQPPPLPIAVAADVAISALNQSLDSWDQAPAGTSLEPPVIRSLAALVGYDPGVAGGVVTTGGTESMLMGLLLARDRGTDGRRARVLCSAAAHFSVARNAGFLGLGEDSVVVVPTGADHRMDAAGLRAALATVEAGGERPVAVVATAGTTDLGAIDPLREVAAAAREHGAWLHADAAYGGGALFSRALAPLLDGIALADSVGLDLHKVGWLPAASGVFLVRDDAAFAPLARSVAYLNAADDEEAGYPSLLGHSLRTTRRADVVRIAVVLRALGRDGLGARVDRCHALAAYAADRVQAHDDLELYADPVLTTVVFRLRGGDLVNAQVRRALLASGRAVVGRTEIGGAVWLKLTLLNPSTAESDVDAVLDAVREAGRSS
- a CDS encoding siderophore biosynthesis protein → MLCTTDRCDAHSGGRLVTDAFEHADLVAAGNLLRCWARECGAEPGDELRIPLPRAGTEIVAPVTYRSATGWHLFGPARFATGRSVDATTLAALLTADLSGDADSVADLVGRVADSTRRIAAHHAYRQQRPHGPPGTPAFLTAEQALLDGHPWHPAPKSREGIGDVAARAYSPELRGSFALHWFAAAFDVVRYDSADGRPSSALFGHGPDGTALVPAHPWQARDLLDRPAVRSLLDDGRLRYLGPDGPPWHPTSSLRTVYRAGEPVMLKLSLGMRITNSRRENLREELLRGTEICRLLDAGLADRIAAAHPAFRLLRDPGWLAVEPHETGLNLVVRDNPFGRTDDVACVAGLTAPGAFGADSRLTAIVRRTAERTGRTTGDVAAEWFGRYLDVLVLPVLWLYGTYGLAVEAHQQNTLVALDGQGWPVGGWYRDNQGYYLSEKRAHDAYALLPGLGTQTDIVTADAVIDERLTYYLGVNNLLGVVGALGSAGLAREDDLLADARRALEPLADSAPPAALLLDAPTLRAKGNLLTRVHGLDELVGPVETQSVYVDVANPLAEAGAREH